In Penaeus chinensis breed Huanghai No. 1 chromosome 2, ASM1920278v2, whole genome shotgun sequence, the following proteins share a genomic window:
- the LOC125032953 gene encoding LOW QUALITY PROTEIN: succinate dehydrogenase [ubiquinone] flavoprotein subunit, mitochondrial-like (The sequence of the model RefSeq protein was modified relative to this genomic sequence to represent the inferred CDS: deleted 1 base in 1 codon) yields MAMALNASASLAGRLFQTPVMSAIRGSTAGARNLHFTMSGRRPNEKSTNGQLSRDYPVVDHTYDAVVVGAGGAGLRAAFGLVQEGFRTAVISKLFPTRSHTVAAQGGINAALGNMEPDNWVWHMYDTVKGSDWLGDQDAIHYMTREAPKAVIELENYGMPFSRTPDGKIYQRAFGGQSYNFGKGGQAHRCCCVADRTGHSLLHTLYGQSLKYDCNYFIEYFALDLLMEDGECRGVIALCLEDGSIHRFRSKNTVLATGGYGRAYFSCTSAHTSTGDGSAMVTRAGLPCQDMEFVQFHPTGIYGAGCLMTEGCRGEGGYLVNSEGERFMERYAPVAKDLASRDVVSRSMTIEIREGRGCGPEKDHVYLQLHHLPQEQLAQRLPGISETAMIFAGVDVTREPIPVLPTVHYNMGGIPTNYKGQVITYDGEGDTVIPGLYAAGEAGCASVHGANRLGANSLLDLVVFGRACAHAIAEENKPGDAIGELSENAGEASVANIDKLRFANGNVLTAEVRLAMQKTMQNHAAVFRTGDVLQEGCEKMAALWPKMDDIKLVDRGMVWNTDLVETLELQNLMANAVQTMFSAEARKESRGAHAREDFKDRIDEYDYSKPLDNQVAKPVEEHWRKHTLSFVNLDSGDVKLDYRPVIDHTLDDAECATVPPAIRSY; encoded by the exons ATGGCGATGGCGCTCAACGCTTCGGCGAGCCTTGCTGGAAGGCTTTTCCAGACACCTGTG ATGTCTGCCATCAGAGGTTCGACAGCAGGTGCCAGAAACCTCCACTTCACCATGAGTGGCAGACGACCTAATGAGAAATCCACAAATGGACAG CTATCCCGCGATTACCCTGTGGTGGACCACACTTATGATGCTGTTGTCGTTGGAGCTGGAGGAGCTGGTTTGCGAGCTGCCTTTGGTCTTGTGCAGGAAGGTTTCCGCACAGCTGTGATCAGCAAGCTGTTTCCGACTCGATCACATACAGTAGCAGCCCAGGGTGGTATCAATGCTGCCCTAGGCAACATGGAG CCTGACAATTGGGTGTGGCATATGTACGACACTGTGAAGGGTTCTGATTGGCTTGGAGATCAGGATGCCATTCACTACATGACACGTGAGGCTCCCAAGGCTGTAATTGAACTGGAGAATTACG GTATGCCATTCAGCCGCACACCTGATGGCAAGATCTACCAGAGAGCTTTCGGTGGCCAGAGCTACAACTTTGGCAAAGGTGGTCAGGCTCATAG ATGTTGCTGTGTTGCTGACCGTACAGGTCATTCACTCCTTCACACACTCTATGGACAGTCTCTGAAATATGACTGCAATTACTTCATTGAATATTTTGCTCTGGATCTCTTGATGGAAGATGGTGAATGCCGAGGCGTCATTGCTCTCTGCCTTGAAGATGGTTCCATTCATag ATTCCGCTCTAAGAACACTGTGCTGGCTACTGGTGGTTATGGCCGTGCTTACTTCTCCTGCACGTCTGCCCATACTTCTACTGGTGATGGCAGTGCTATGGTTACCCGTGCTGGTCTGCCTTGTCAGGATATGGAGTTTGTGCAATTCCACCCCACTG GAATCTATGGTGCTGGCTGTTTGATGACTGAAGGTTGCCGAGGAGAAGGTGGCTACCTTGTCAACTCTGAGGGTGAGCGTTTCATGGAACGTTACGCACCCGTTGCCAAGGACTTGGCCTCCCGAGATGTTGTTTCTCGCTCCATGACTATTGAAATCCGTGAAGGCCGAGGCTGTGGACCTGAGAAGGATCATGTGTACTTGCAG CTTCACCATTTGCCCCAAGAGCAATTGGCCCAAAGACTACCTGGTATTTCTGAAACTGCAATGATCTTTGCTGGTGTTGATGTTACCCGAGAACCTATCCCGGTGTTGCCAACTGTCCACTACAACATGGGAGGTATCCCAACCAACTACAAGGGACAG GTTATTACctatgatggtgagggtgacacAGTAATCCCAGGCCTTTATGCTGCTGGAGAAGCTGGATGTGCATCTGTCCATGGAGCCAATAGATTGGGAGCCAATTCGCTGCTTGATCTTGTTGTATTTGGCCGTGCTTGTGCTCATGCTATTGCAGAGGAGAACAAGCCGGGAGATGCAATTGGAGAACTTTCGGAG AATGCTGGTGAAGCCTCTGTAGCAAACATTGACAAGCTGCGATTTGCAAATGGTAATGTATTGACTGCTGAAGTGCGCCTGGCAATGCAGAAAACCATGCAG AACCATGCTGCTGTGTTCCGAACTGGTGACGTGCTGCAGGAGGGTTGTGAGAAGATGGCAGCTCTCTGGCCAAAGATGGATGACATCAAG CTTGTTGACCGTGGCATGGTATGGAACACCGATCTTGTGGAAACCCTTGAACTCCAGAACCTGATGGCCAATGCTGTTCAGACCATGTTCTCTGCAGAGGCTCGCAAGGAGTCCCGTGGAGCTCATGCCCGTGAAGATTTCAAG GATCGTATTGATGAGTATGACTACAGCAAGCCCCTGGACAACCAAGTTGCCAAACCCGTTGAAGAGCATTGGAGGAAGCACACACTCTCCTTTGTA